The following proteins are co-located in the uncultured Methanobrevibacter sp. genome:
- a CDS encoding diacylglycerol/polyprenol kinase family protein encodes MIFTDILALIVVYIYVAVIFVVAEMVLKTRPEVSRKFLHIMVGNMIFAMPFFSDPWVMVWFLTLPITIALFFLTEYSPVKIENSVTESGHALGLFFYAGIWTVLIAVFTTIAPANDPKYFIWIVALAIVPMVYGDGFAALIGQKFGKVKYTVFGGTKSLEGSLTMFVITSVMSVFVWMVFTSIGCTMPEFNIVYILMISAVATVCEAFSYGGIDNLTVPAVTSILYYLVAVL; translated from the coding sequence ATGATATTTACTGATATCCTGGCGTTAATTGTAGTATATATTTATGTTGCTGTCATTTTTGTTGTAGCAGAAATGGTTTTAAAGACAAGACCTGAAGTTTCACGTAAATTTCTGCACATTATGGTAGGTAACATGATATTTGCCATGCCGTTTTTCTCAGATCCTTGGGTAATGGTGTGGTTTTTAACACTGCCGATTACAATTGCCCTGTTCTTTTTAACTGAATACTCACCTGTTAAAATTGAAAACAGCGTAACAGAATCCGGTCATGCTTTGGGTTTATTTTTCTATGCAGGCATCTGGACAGTACTGATTGCAGTATTTACAACAATTGCTCCTGCAAACGATCCTAAATATTTCATATGGATTGTAGCATTGGCTATTGTTCCTATGGTATACGGTGACGGATTTGCAGCATTGATTGGTCAGAAGTTTGGTAAAGTCAAATATACTGTATTCGGAGGTACAAAATCCCTTGAAGGATCTCTTACAATGTTTGTTATTACATCTGTAATGAGTGTATTTGTATGGATGGTTTTCACTTCAATAGGATGTACAATGCCTGAATTTAATATAGTTTACATATTGATGATTTCAGCTGTTGCAACAGTATGTGAAGCTTTCAGTTATGGTGGAATTGACAATTTAACAGTTCCTGCAGTAACTTCTATTTTATATTATTTAGTGGCTGTATTATAG